In a genomic window of Phalacrocorax aristotelis chromosome 8, bGulAri2.1, whole genome shotgun sequence:
- the LOC142061006 gene encoding uncharacterized protein LOC142061006 has product MPRRRRRRRRRRHRGEDSPAAAAAAGRRGGKFDKSPRRKEEGKPPEEESAEPQPALSTPRLPARRWSGGGGGNRRSLKGNEMIAVSLKLVRKEKRGTVLPPPPAPDGTLTLCVSRRRTPGTATAAAKGSARGGGRAPLPPPSSAAHSGGGALLCPPDAPGQGTAGQPAPLPAGSPSLSAPTHTRSPPESPPPSHPRHSGVGDPPAAPPPRRGGPGPPPPPLEPRPHGARPPREVTAAAARAPAPPARPHSPARRAAGRPPAHIQPSGSHLAGATAARAPLLARGRAGCRRPRGRSGRRPLTAAPGPAEPLRPAPRSRRRTGSGRALPRPARARLFEEDHFSLSFPF; this is encoded by the exons ATGccgaggaggcggcggcggcggcggaggaggcgGCACAGAGGAGAggacagccctgctgctgctgctgctgctggcagaagagGGGGGAAGTTTGACAAATCGCCCcggaggaaggaggaggggaagccCCCCGAAGAG GAGTCGGCGGAGCCTCAGCCTGCGCTCTCCACTCCCCGGCTCCCGGCTCGGCGctggagcggcggcggcggcggcaacAGGCGAAGCTTGAAGGGAAACGAGATGATCGCAGTGTCACTCAAACTAGTCCGCAAAGAGAAGAGGGGCACCGTGCTCCCACCGCCTCCCGCCCCGGACGGCACCTTAACTCTTTGCGTATCGCGCCGCCGGACCCCGGGCACAGCCACGGCGGCGGCTAAAGGGTCCGCCCGGGGCGGCGGTAGGgcgcccctcccgccgccctcCTCAGCAGCCCACAGCGGCGGAGGGGCTCTGCTCTGCCCGCCGGACGCCCCCGGGCAGGGCACGGCAGGGcagcccgctccgctccccgccggcAGCCCTTCCCTTTCCGCCCCCACGCACACCCGCTCCCCGCCGGAGTCCCCCCCTCCCAGCCATCCCCGCCACAGCGGGGTAGGGgaccctcccgccgcccccccgccccggcgagGGGGGCCtggccccccgcccccgccgcttGAGCCCCGTCCCCACGGAGCCCGGCCGCCCCGCGAGGTGAcagcggcggcggcccgggctcccgcgccgcccgcccggccccacTCACCGGCGCGCCGGGCAGCTGGCCGCCCGCCGGCACACATCCAGCCCTCCGGCTCCCACCTGGCTGGCGCCACAGCCGCCCGAGCTCCGCTTCTCGCCCGAGGCCGGGCGGGCTGTCGGCGACCGCGGGGCCGCTCCGGCCGGCGGCCGTTAACGGCGGCGCCTGGGCCGGCCGAGCCCCTGCGCCCTGCCCCGCGGAGCCGCCGGCGGACGGGCAGCGGCCGCGCCCTCCCACGCCCCGCGCGCGCCCGGCTTTTCGAGGAAGAtcacttttccctctctttccctttttag